A genomic region of Exiguobacterium oxidotolerans JCM 12280 contains the following coding sequences:
- a CDS encoding PilZ domain-containing protein — translation MKIKRNEPFRYTFKEPITGEFHLVKDGRRTPAGLMHIHNISPSGIAITTPLKLPLQKTTTIIVEFSLIANTEPLKIEGQLLHEKWIGTERLYGLHLHTTKQDRDTIVQAVKHIAKNER, via the coding sequence TTGAAAATCAAACGGAATGAACCTTTTCGCTATACCTTTAAAGAGCCAATCACAGGTGAATTTCATCTCGTTAAAGACGGACGCCGCACACCAGCTGGCTTGATGCACATCCATAATATTTCTCCAAGTGGTATCGCCATCACGACCCCACTCAAGTTGCCTTTACAGAAAACGACAACAATCATCGTCGAGTTTTCATTGATTGCCAATACGGAACCTTTAAAAATTGAAGGGCAACTGTTACACGAGAAGTGGATTGGAACGGAACGGTTATACGGACTACACCTACACACAACAAAACAAGACCGTGACACGATTGTTCAAGCCGTCAAACATATCGCTAAAAATGAACGTTAA
- a CDS encoding queuosine precursor transporter has protein sequence MNEWLWFPSIILTMGLLLLSYRFFGRTGLMVWIAIATIIANIQVTQQVDIYSYIFTLGNVVYGSCYLATDILNEKYGKKVARQGVFLGFFSLIATTILMQYSLLYSPLNDAFAKDMSSSMNLLFGLLPWIALGSLSAYLVSQLFDVFMYSKIRQKTGEKKLWLRTTGSTVISQLLDTLTFCAIAFHSLPFDIWWQIFLTTYVAKFVIAWLATPFMYIAKRMNPPADSTDLAA, from the coding sequence ATGAATGAATGGTTATGGTTCCCCTCGATTATCTTAACGATGGGATTGTTATTACTCAGTTATCGTTTTTTCGGTAGAACGGGATTGATGGTCTGGATTGCGATTGCGACAATCATCGCCAATATCCAAGTAACGCAACAAGTCGATATCTACTCGTACATTTTTACATTAGGAAACGTCGTGTATGGAAGTTGTTATCTTGCGACGGACATCTTGAATGAAAAATACGGAAAAAAAGTAGCGCGTCAAGGTGTGTTCTTAGGATTCTTTTCTTTAATTGCTACGACCATCCTCATGCAATACAGTCTCCTTTACTCACCCCTAAATGATGCTTTTGCGAAGGACATGTCTTCATCGATGAACTTATTGTTTGGTTTATTACCTTGGATTGCACTCGGTAGTCTTTCTGCTTATTTGGTCTCACAACTATTCGATGTCTTCATGTATTCGAAGATTCGTCAAAAGACAGGTGAAAAAAAATTATGGCTTCGAACAACCGGTTCAACAGTCATCAGTCAATTGCTCGATACGTTGACGTTTTGCGCGATTGCTTTTCACAGTCTCCCGTTCGATATTTGGTGGCAAATCTTTTTGACGACGTATGTTGCGAAGTTCGTCATCGCATGGCTCGCGACACCGTTTATGTATATCGCGAAACGGATGAACCCTCCTGCTGATTCGACGGATCTCGCAGCCTAA